CAGAGGCTAAGCTTCTCTAAAGGCAGACACACGTCGcgaccctgccctgtggcgccgcggcgcctccccactgcagagcctccttggctcttctttgcttcgcagggccgcgacactctagaacagagccgcggcccaacccttcgtgcccagaaaaaccaccatttctagcctCCCAACCTtgccaaaaaccatcccaaagttCCCTAATTCCAAGGCCCATTGATCACatgacttttaacatgattctaacaacataatccaacagaaatccagcttaaaaactcattaaaatcccattttgatttctgaaacccagcaactaaagaactcaaaaaccagtcatgcaaacctAGAATTTAAGCTTtaaactacgaattgaagcttaccttctttgatgaaccacttccttaataggttcctgagctaaaatccaagcttctcaactttaattcaatccttaacatcaaaaccataaacacttttattactcagccaaaactcagagtTCTAATGCTTAAGAATGagattcaattcttaccttgatcctggttgagtgtTCCTTGGTTAGAACTAAGCTAATCCCTCACAAATTCAGCACAAAACACAGAATacccagctgaattcccttaggtttcagtagttttcttaagagagagaagagagaagcaAAAATTGGGTAAGTTTGTGTCTTTTATTCTACTGCTTTCTGTTTACTTAGTCTAATGTTAgctaattaaatcaatcccgaggctcggggtaccgaaaacgtccccgaggacaaaatggtaaaattccccaatattcccgcctaggcttcctaacctcaaatatatctccatatatttatttccataacccgataacccaaataatcatctaatacccgaattaccccatgacttgccccaagtcaaacattaagccccgttgtgacttcctgctaactagctccctaggatcgccttaagtcgcacgctgcagacttacccacataataatgtggttcccacAGATATAACATATAGCCACATTTATATTCACATAGCCATAtaacatgtttatcatataatcacacgttaatttaataaattcacacataaaccaattatgcccttctgacacactaaccaaggcccttaagtcatattagtgattttgggtcgttacagaggtgatagaaaagattagagcttgaatgctcgcctcccaacgTCGTCAAAAGAGCTACTCAGACCTGAAATGCAGGAGTGTAGAATtccaagtcggtgaccatgtgttccttagggtttcacctctgagaggagtgaaacagtttggcgttcggggcaaactgagccctaggtttgttggccccttcaagGTTCTGGAGCGGGTTGGGGAGGTAGCCTACAGGTTGGAAATGGCTCCAGCCTTatcgggggttcatgatgtattttcacgtatccatgctccggaagtatgtatcagattctttgcatgtgttgagttatgagaatttggagctggatcaagatttgtcttataaGGAGAAGCCGGTtaagattcttgaccggaaggataaagttttgcggagcaagaccatcgccttagtgaaagtgctgtggaggaacagcaaagttgaggaggtgacatgggaacttgaatcagacatgcgggagcggtatcccgagttgttcaggtaatttcgaggatgaaatctctgtaaggaggggatagttgtagcgacccaaatttgctaataaggcttggggccttgattagcgtgcctggagggcaataattgttatattgtattaatatgtgaatttagtgaatatgtgattagaaatgtatgtttaggtgaattaagcatgcatgtgggccccgtttggtattcaggggcatgtttgtgattttagcccgttgagggcataaatgtgatatatgtgatctttgtgatataatggtgatatatttgtgatgcacgttccaagacggtcctagggagctgtttagctaaaagtcacaacggggttaaatacccggctcgggaggagcgtagggatattttgggaacatTATATCTTGAGTGTGGGAGTTATTGAGGGATTGTTAGTGGCACTTTGGTAACctgggtaactataggtaactcttgaggatagttgtttTAAGTGGAAAATGGTATTCTTGCAAGAGATTAAGGAAAATTCTAGAATGCCCTTGAGGGTTAGCTAGAAACTAAGTTGGAAAGGAGGGAAATTGGGTCATTTGTCCTTAGGAGAGGATAATCTTGGCTGAGGAAAGTCGTATACGTTATTTCACTTAGGCATAAACGAAATGTTTATGTTGGAAGTCTAGAGGAACCAAGAAGCTAGGAGAGAAGGGTGGAAGAGAGAGTTGAATATCTTTGAGGCTAAGGAAGGGATTCAAGGCTGAATTGAGGCAACTAGAATCAAGCAAAGGCCAAGGTTAattcagaggtaaggtttcatatCTGATTTTTAGATTTCCTTGCATGTTTTAAGAATTTGGGTTGAGTGTTGAAAGTTGGATTTGTGGCTTGATATTGTGAGAATTCATCTTGGGAATCAAAGGGGTGTAGCCTGGagttggaattggaggaagctcatAATCAAAtttcagtttgaggtaagaatttcatgcATCTTTGAGATTGATTTctagtgtggtttaagatttctgaAGGGAGGTTTGAGTTTTGAaagttctggtttaagttttatgaagattttaaccaatttgtgaatcatgggtttgaatgtatggttgggtttgttattgatgtttttgggttgccatatggtctatttggggttttggattgaatttgggacttaggtatgtcttggtgttgatttggaagtgttttggctcgggaaaatgttggggaaaaacccaaatttttgggTTCGCAtatgggcgctgcggccctgttcttctgtgtcgcggcgctaggatgcatcaggggaagggcACCATTCTAGGAACCGCGGCCCCCATGGGTTAGTGTCGCAGTGCTATGccaatttctgggcaggggaaaatgcgattttggggttttggctcagggggctgggggatgcttccgctaccttgtggggggaaatgggaggtcccgagagctcgggatttGTTCCGGGAGGTGATTATAAATTgcttagtaatgagagtgctatgtatgtgttgtgactaggtttcagcgaggctcgggttagaggaccgtgcttgagATTTCGGTGCCCAAGAAGCTCCGTACAcaagcaaggggccgggagcagcgtttagcacgcggagtgcgagttgctagggtaagaccctaaaggatacttgagATATCCTTACAGTGTGAACCGCGAACCcatggcctggtaaagcgcctgggacagcacgaccgtatatgtttagcctgttggcggattGGCTATGTGTTgagtgattgatatgcatatgttatctatttgtgtggagtttttttgttgggcttcggctcatgggtgctctgtggtgcaggtaagggcaaggggatgatcggccaaccatgagtacggagagcgtgaggcgacgcgtacatgtctggtttgCTTGGGCGCCatggctaggggtatttttgggagatgcttgtactaaattctattttgtcgtttagtcggcCTAAAATATGTTTTGAgttgggatccctaatgtaaaatgcttataattttcaatgaatgtttatattttcaaattatgtgattttaatacagtttagttacacttttaagttaaatgcttggttagctagttaaatgcacattttaaactcacttagtaacgactctaaggtagtagggcgttacatatccaaataatcatataacatgcttttaattattaaataacatataatacaattatgccatcccggcacactaatcaaggcccttaagccctattagtaaatttgggtcgatACAAGTCCTATCTAAAGTGGAGGCATATGCAAGGCAGCCAAAATTTCTCATATGAGggtaatttattaaaaaaaaagctcaaatgaagtctttttctttaaaaataatgaGGGAGTTATATTAATGAGATAAACAACTGTTTGAATTAGATAAGACCAATAAGGGAGAGAAATATGAGATTGAAATAACAAGGACCGAGCTACATTGAGGATGTGTTGATGCTTTCGTTCAACCACAGAATTTTGCTGAGGCCTATCAACACATGAGTGAAATTGATCAATCCCTTTGGAAGCATAGAAAGAAGAAAGGTTAAGTTCTTTTGCATTATCACATCTAACAGCTtcgatagaaatagaaaattgaGTAGCAATTAAAGAGAAGAACTGAGGAATAATACTTTGTACATCAATTTAGCTTTAAGTAAATTTACCCATGTAAAACAAGTGTGATCATAAAAAATCGTAAGAAATATATATACCCTTCTATGCTAAGAACATGAAATGGTCCCCAAATGTCAAAGTGAACAAGATCAAATGACTTAAAAGCCCTATTATTATTAGACACAAAGGGAAGCCTTTTTTGTTTTGCTAAGTGACAAATAGAACAAGCATGTTCAGAAGATTTATTAGAAaaaataagagttttatttaTGGAATTTGAATTTGACATAGAAGGATGGCCAAGGCAGAAATGCCATTGGTCCATTTTAGTACAAGCATTGATAGTAATATCAGAATGTACAAAGTGTAAGAATTGACGATCTTGTTCAAAGTAAAATAGCCTGCCCATTTTCTTAGCAATCCCAATTTTGGAAGTCAGGGTGGGTGCCTGAATAAAGCATTCAGAAGCAAAAAGTATTAAAGAGTTAGGGCTATGTATTTACCGAAAATAGATTATGCTGAAATTCAGGTATGGATAAAACGTCAGTCAAGGTAATACAGCTAGAAAGTTGAACTGTGCCAGAATAAGAAATATGAATGTTATGCCCATTAGGTAAAGTGACTAAGGTAGCAATAGGATTTTTAtcaatatttttaaaacattTAAGGGAGTAACGCACATGGTGGGAAGCTCCACTATCAACTATCCACATACAAGACAAGAGGGGAAGTCAACGAGATTACCAGAAACTTGTGAGGCAATCGGCAAAGTATTGTCAGTGGCAGCCGAGTTGTGCTGGAGATTCTGACTTAGGAGAGAGATAAGCTGCTGACTGAGCTCAGTTTGGGACAGCGTAGGTGGTTTGCCCAAAATCGAAGCAGAGACGAGAGGTGTGGAAGCTTGATGAACCGAGGGTTTGCGAGCTTCATCTTGACAACGCTTGTCACCATACCCAGGGGGAAATCCATGAAGAAAGAAACATTTGTCCACCAAGTGACCTGGTTTGAGACAGTGAGAACAAGTGGGTCTCGGTTTCTTTGATCTTGATGTAGGAGGCTTGGTTGAATTATTCAAACCCCCAGGAACAGTAATGAACGGAGTGGGGTGGCTGATACTTCTTTGTCTCTCTTCTTGAGACACCGGGGAAAAGACCTTGGACAGAGGAGGAAGAGGATCGTAGAGGAGAATTTGAGCCCTCACTGAAGAATAAGAGTCGTTGAGCCCAACAAGAAACTGCATAATCTGATCTCGGTGATAGTATCCAAGAAGTCTCTCAACAGCACCACATTTGCAGCCACATGAGCAAGGAATAATCGGCTGAAATTCTTTGAGCTCATCCCAAATAGTTTTGAGACGGGTAAAATAGGAATTGATATCCGAGTCTCCTTGTTTGATAGTGTGGACTGAAGTTTGGAGCTGAAATATCCAAGGGCCATTGCCTTGATTGAATCGTTCATGGAGGTCATATAGCAGTGGCTGAATCTTGGAACATAATGCTAGCTGAATTTCATGGGAAACAGATTGTAATAACCAAGCCATAACCATATTATTACATTGAATCCAGGCATGAAAATAATGTTCAAAAGGATGGGGTTGAGGCAGAGACCCATTTATGAACTGGGTTTTATTCTTGGCAGCAATGGAAATGGAAGCAGCACTCTTCCATGATTGGAAATTTTCTTGACCCGTTGGAATACGAGTAGATATCAGAAAATTGGGGTTGTCTCCAGTTCCCAAGTGGTACGTATGATCCATATGAGAAGGTTGACAAGGGGGAGATGTAGAGGCACTCAGAATGCCGAGACCACCATGATTGTCGAGAGGAGGAGGAGAGCTTCTTGGGAAGGAGGTAGGCGGAGGACGGTGCAAATGAACTAGAGAGGAAGAGGCTGGGACGGCTGGAGTGAGACCTTCATGAGTGGGAGAAGACGAGGCAACATCAGGAGCCACAACCACGTTCGGGGTCGAAGAAGGGACAGACGCCATCACCGGAGCCAAGGGAGAAGAAGGCGCTGCAAGCATCGGCGCAGGAGGGAGGCATGACATGGAGGAACAGCGTGACAAGGAAGCTCTCGTGCAAACCATGAAGGGCAAGAAGCTTGACAGAGGAAAGATAGAGTTTCTTGAGAGAAGGAGGCAGCTGAAAAAATGTTAGGGTTTCGTGAGGTAAAGATGAGGCTGTTTGGTGAGGGTTACACGTGAATGGGCTGTTATATCAACTAATACCATATTACAAAGAAAGgcccaaagaaaaataaaaaaacaacctTCTTTATTAATGAATCTGGGCAGAATATATATAGGCCCAAAAATTACAAAACTAACAAACGCAacaaaaaaataaccaaaaaatcAGTTATAACTATAACtccttgtacgccctgattttcccacgggctgattagcgagctaagcTGCAGCCTAATCAtggttatctcgtggacatccccaaaaccggagcttccATTGTAAGatctacctccttagctcgaggtaaccccagGATTCACTCAGATCGCCTGAGAACCGAGTCCGAACTCTGAAGGCCGagggtcgagttaagtatccagctcgtggtacgaactagagttggaggctaagaccctttgtaaagtcaacacacgcaaggtaaacgtgcatatataagacatcacatgtctgatatgccccggacttctcggacacgcagcaggaacgtgcgtattcagacacccacgactgggttgggccgtgcgacccattatctccttacctattgatttgaccacacttatgtgtcaggtttaggaattaatcatgaatgtcacagagttgatatgataggtaagaaggtcacgagatgaccttcttaccaactcccaggtgccttctcctataaatatggagaccctgggagtaaataagggttggattctctcttgcaagaaataccctgtaatcgtatacccagaatatagcaataatattgactagtggagtagaaggattttaacttttgaaccacttaaaaaacgtgtcttgagtcaccatttcacttcctaagatcatatatctgtttcggttcaaccttagcactaatctctttctcttcttttcttaattacctgttggcgaagaactgtgtcaagagtttggtgctttcattgagagcaagttcgattaagtgttgtcgcaaacatccaactatggtgactactcgatccaggcacgatAACGAGGCAGAACAGCATGAGGGGAAGGAgactcatcatactgccacccctggtgaacaagttcctgaagcccagcagcggccaggaaagcagccggcgggccaagatgacaccggaagttcggaaccccggccacctaatccaaacccatgttattacatggcggtggagatggagaacgctcagctaaggagccagctagcaatagctaaccagcagatcaaggatgtgctggcccgactaccccttctcacaaccgacgctaacgtcggagagaggcaaggcgaggctcctaaatCTCACCGGGGTAACCAGaacaggcatagccgctcggacagatttccgacagccaactccactccttcatcacaccatcgagaggcaaacttcgaagaagcaCCTGGAGCCAGGCAACAACAATACAGctgttcggtcaggacgtcgactcctagctcccaaccatcctcgagagcgcccaggggagctcaaggaaattcccgaaggagatccggggagggctcgcagcatcagcccgtccccaacaaccgtcccgCGCcttgtccagatcgccaggctTGGGACcaacaggttggcagggccgagaggcccccaccgaacttgatccgtccagacggaaccaggatcgcctctccggtcaggcatcctccgtctccaatcagatatccatctcctcctcggcccgtctgagatattccagcctacggaagtagcaggagaaacctgccgtcagctggaccttcccagcGTAGCAGGGcaccaagggaaagcccagatcatcACCACCaagggcggactccaagcctatctagccggagccactggaccggcagtcgccggagcgatctctctgggggagacctgcgtcagcgtttgagttcggcacaaagtcatcaaaccaccaagggaggcgacctgcgagatcgccttaactctcatagaggagagcCGGCAGGAGGAgatagccatgctcgctcagggggggccctgtccgaagtacgtaacggaggaaatgccccaaataacctatctcaagataggaggggcaataacccaccaaatatgtacaatggatccggagctgttgaacagccccggaataaccaaggacatcaggaccaaaccctcgagcacctggcccagatggaggagttgatgaggaagctcctgtcagaaaaagaaaaagaaaaagatgaatatgattctggggacgagatggagctctttgcCCCTAGCATAGCGGCgacggcttacccacctggtttccgtatgccgcacctatctaagttcaatggagacggagacccgtcggaccatctagggatgttcaacaccctaatgatggcccacaacattggccccgagctgagatgtttaatctttcATTCCACACTGATTGGACCTgtcaggcaatggttcaagcaaggtaaaagacagtcaatcagctcctggaagactttctcggcagatttcaaaagggcattctgagcctcccaggctgcccgcgttcaggccgactctttggctaacgtgagacagcagcccggtgaaactCAAAAGGCCTACCTGAGTAGATTTGTGAACGTCGctactcgggccagagacgcggatgatagcttcaagctcatggccatgagaacttgaatcctcatcggaggagatctctggaaggatatacaaaggaagggagtcagctcggttaacgaattccttaacaggacccaggaatggataaacttggaggaagccgaagcctcagctgcaggaaccagccgggcccttgatcagcccgctggaacagggacggaggtcgtggcagcaacccaaaacgtcacacagaacaaccagctcggtggaggcaaaagaaaggggaatggtgaaggcggcCAGcatggccaaaagaagaataagtccgtagacaaattcaagcccgtctacgcgacttatacagagctcacacagtctagggagaatatcttcctagccaactctgctcgagtcccctggaagaggccggagccattaaagcaccataaggggaagagagacacctccaagttttgccgttttcataacgatgttggccacaataccgacaattgtaggcatttaaaagatgagatcgagaccctcatccgagccgaccccttggctcaatacgcacggaatagggttccagcaagtcaaCCTGCTCCaaaagtcccggccagtcagcccgggcctcgggtagatctggacgtccctcctcccttggttggaggggagatatccaccttctctggaggaccgcatttggctggcacgagcaggggcgcccagaagagatacgtgaacgaactgaaggcgcataacggagtagagttcgtcccggagcagcgcctgccaaaactgcagcgattggaaaagcaaccgatcatttttacgaaagaagatgcgggccatgtccagttacctcacaatgaccctttggttgtGGCAGTTCAGCTCTCCAATCGGAGGGTGAGGAGGTtgctgatcgacaacgggagctcggtgaacctcctattccgatccatgttagagaagatgggtttgaccgttgccgagctgaaggcgacctccatgatgttatatggtttttcgggagaaggatcggcggccatagggacgatcgagctggtgatcaccctgggagaaggacctcgaatagtctcgaaactcctcgagttcgtggtaattGACTGCACCGCTGTGTACAACGCAatcttgggacgacctacgctcatggcgtatgaggccgtcacttccatttgccacctcgcgatgaaattccctacttccacgggaatatgcactatccatggcaatcaactcgctgccagggaatgctacagcatctccatgaagggaaaatctaaacccaagcaactggcaatggccatccaaagtggtgaagaggaatctcaggaacctttagctgatcctgagattgaaaaacctcaaagcgccgaaggggaaaatgttgtcttaagtgaggatattgacccccgaataggcgaggacaaatCCGAGCTCCacgctattgaggagctcgaggaagtgaacattgaaccacagaatccatcacggatggtcaagctcgggaaaaacctctgcagcaagaggaaggcggagctgactgaGTTTTTGCGAAATAACCTGGACGTATTtgcatggtcccatgaggacatggtaggaatcagcctgagtgtcatcatgcatacacttcatctggataaaagcattcccgtCAAGTCCCAGAAGCAACGACACCTAGGAACggcccgggctgaagccctaaaagaagaggtggcccagctcaaaaaatgtggctttatccgtgaagccaagtttccaatatgggtcgccaacctcgtgctggtcccgaagcccaacggaaagtggcggacctgcatagacttctccgacctgaataaagcctgcccaaaggattgttttccactaccaaggattgaccagttggtagatgccacggcgaggcacgagctcatgtcatttatggacgcgtactcgggctacaatcagatcgccatgaatccggcggatcaggagcataccagtttcatgaccccgactaacgtttattgttacaaggtcatgccgttcgggctgaagaacgccggagctacctaccaaagattagtcaatagaatgtttgcggaccagatcagaaaaaacatggaaatctacgttgatgacatgctagtcaagtcaaagactgccgacgaccatgtttccgacctggaggactgttttaagatactacgggaatatggcatgaggcttaatccacagaagtgcacttttggtgtcgcgtcaaggaaattcctggggttcatcgtcaatacccgaggaatcgaagcaaaccccgacaagatcagatcactgctcgagcttccctcgcccaggtcgcgaaaagatgtccaaggcctgacaggaagagtggcaaccctcaatcggtttatttccaagtccaccgataagtgtttgccattctacaacctgctccgaggaaacaagaagttcgaatgaacaaaagagtgcgaaagcgcattcctcgacctgaaggtacatctggccgagccgcccgtactatccaaaccaagggcaggagagcctctttttctctacctagctgtcacggaggatgTAGCTAGTCCCGTATTAGTAtgagaagaagaccgagttcagagaccagtctactacatcagcaagagacttctcggagctgaatcccggtacccgttgatggagaaattggcgttctgcctcatcacggcctctcgaaagctcagaccatacttccagtcccactcgatacacgtcatgaccgatcagcctttaaggcaggttttgtagaaacctgaagcatcgggacgtttgttaaaatgggcaatcgagctcagccagttcgagattctaTACACTCtgcgaactgccataaaaagtcaggccctggccgattttatggcagagtgcacgggattccaggaggatcccacagtagactcaccccaggtcacctcgtcccaggcatcgcggaggatctttgtggatggttcatccaacgagaacggctccggagctggaatcattttgatatcccccgagggacatagattccactcggcactgagattcggattcaaggcctccaacaacgaggccgaatacgaagctttgctggccgggctgaggatggcccaggagttgaaggcgagctccgtccagtgcttcagtgactcccagctcgtggtaaatcaggttctgggcgaatatcaagcacggggaccaaagatggccgcctatctggcaaaggtcaAAGTTGAGCTGTCTGCGTTTGAGCGAGGttcaatcgaacagatacctcaggagcagaacgctaacgcagatgctcttgccaagctcgccacctttggggaaacggagaccttggggttagtgccgatagaattcctagaaaaaccaagcatagaagatgtcaggacggaggtcgagatgatcgaggCCAGGCCAAtctagatgacccccatccttgagtatctcgtcgagggaaagctgcctgaagggcgtaatgatgcacggtgAGTCCTGTACCAAGCCCTAAGGTATACAATGGTGGACGGGGTGCTATTCCGATgagggcactccctacctctcctccaatgtgttcttccaggcgaagcaaaggccatcctgcaggaagtgcatgagggtttttgcggagatcacgctggggggcagagtttggccctaaaggtcctaaggcaaggatattactggcccactctgttcaaagactcgatctcatacgtaaagaaatgcgacaagtgccagcgattcgctgcagttgcccgagctcctccagtcaagctgaagatgatctcgtccccatggtcgtTCGTAGTTTAGGGAATCGACTTGGTAGGCGCCCTCCCTACTGttaagggcggggtccgttacgccgtggtggccatcgactactttacgaagtgggctgaagcagaacctctggcgacgataacgtccaaaaaagtgcttgacttcgtggttaaaagcattgtttgccgattcggcctgcccaagaagatcgtttccgataacggcactcagttcgacagcgacctgttcaccgagttttgtgaaaggtatggaattgtgaaaagcttctcctccgtggcctatcctcaggtgaatggccaggtcgaagctgtcaacaagactctaaaggtgagcctcaagaagagattagatgaagcaaagggggtctggccggaacagctcccccaggtcataccggacctcgcatcgaactcctacgggtcatactcctttttccctaa
The genomic region above belongs to Humulus lupulus chromosome 1, drHumLupu1.1, whole genome shotgun sequence and contains:
- the LOC133823867 gene encoding uncharacterized protein LOC133823867 — its product is MASVPSSTPNVVVAPDVASSSPTHEGLTPAVPASSSLVHLHRPPPTSFPRSSPPPLDNHGGLGILSASTSPPCQPSHMDHTYHLGTGDNPNFLISTRIPTGQENFQSWKSAASISIAAKNKTQFINGSLPQPHPFEHYFHAWIQCNNMVMAWLLQSVSHEIQLALCSKIQPLLYDLHERFNQGNGPWIFQLQTSVHTIKQGDSDINSYFTRLKTIWDELKEFQPIIPCSCGCKCGAVERLLGYYHRDQIMQFLVGLNDSYSSVRAQILLYDPLPPLSKVFSPVSQEERQRSISHPTPFITVPGGLNNSTKPPTSRSKKPRPTCSHCLKPGHLVDKCFFLHGFPPGYGDKRCQDEARKPSVHQASTPLVSASILGKPPTLSQTELSQQLISLLSQNLQHNSAATDNTLPIASQVSGNLVDFPSCLVCG